The nucleotide window GGTTCTGAGCATGGGCCTGCCCGTGTGGGCGGGGGTCCGTGCAAGGCGTGTTGATTATCGCGACCGTAAGGGTCGCGGTCATCAAAGGGCGAAAGTCCGTTGTGAGCCCGTTGCCAGACAAAGGCGTCGAGCACCTAGCCGGTGAACAGCCGCGAAGCGGCCCGGCCATCGTCAGCCCCTCCCTTGGGCTGGCGATTTGGCTGAGGCTGGGCGCAATCATCATACTGAGGATGTCTTTGGCAGGCATAAAGTGCGTCAGAATTCCCGTCGGATCGCCATCCCAGGGGCTGACGCTCGCCTCCGTCGTGAACGGCAGCAAGACCTGCATCTCGGCCATTCACTTTCATCGCAGCGAATGTACGGTGCGAACCCATATTTGCCATAGTAACAAAGCGCTGGCGCGGAACAAGGGCGAAGCCCGCCGCGTATCGCCGGGCCGCTCCGTCTCGCCAGAGGCGTGCCGACTATAGTTGGCGCACCTTTGGTGCGACGGCACGGCGATTTGGCAGGTGACGTGCCACGCTCTCAGGTTGGATGTGCCTGGCAGGCATAAACTGCCCATCACCATCGTCGGTTCGCCGCACCACGGCCCGTCGATGCGCGTCTCCTCACCGTGGCAAAATAACGTCCGCTTCGTTCCGCTGAGCGGACAGCCGTTGGGGGGCGCGGCGCAGCACCAGGGTCACGCTGCGGTCCATTCCATGCCTGCGATCTTTTCGCGGTGGGCGAAGGTCACGAGGTGGCTGTCTATGACGCCCTTGGCGGCGGGCACGTTTTCGTCCTTGTCAACTTCGAAGCAGATCGTGAAGCCCTGAGGGTCGGCCTCCATGATCGCGCGGCCGAAGACGAAATCGGCACGGCCGTGGTTGCCGTCCCAGGTGGCGTCGATCTTGTGGGCGAAATGCTTGCAGAGCTGGGTGAGGTATTTGGCGCCGTGCTCGGTTTCGATGCGTCCGATGAGGGTTGGCATGGCTGGCTCCTTTTCGTGAAGTGTTGGGCGTAGACTCTTCTTTTCGCTGCGGTTAAGCACAGCGCGACCGCGCCTGCAAAGCCAGACTTCCCAGCCATGCAGGTTTTTCAAGACAGAGGGAAGACATGCTTCGAAAATTCGCTTTTGCGCTTTGCCTTACGGCAGGGCCGGTTGGTGCTCAGGATGTGACCGTCGAGACCTTTCGCGGCGCTGTGGCCGTTGCGCAGACCCCTGAGACAGTCGCCGTATACGACATGGCCGCGCTCGATACGCTGGAGGCGCTGGGTGTCGAGGTGGATGGTACGATTTCCAATGTTTACCTGGACTACCTGGAAGACGCGGCGGAGGGCGCGGCGCGGATCGGCACCCTGTTCGAGCCGGATATGGAGGCGCTTTACGCGTTGCAGCCGGACCTGATTGTGGCCGGGGGGCGCAGCCATGACAAGGTGCCCGATCTTGCCAAGATCGCGCCGACGATCGACATGACGATCCATGTGGAGACGCTGGCGACGGGGCTGAAGCGGCTGGAGGCCTACGGCGCGATTTTCGGCAGGCAGGACGAGGCGGCGGCATTGGCTGACAAGTTGACCCGCAAGCAGGCCGAAGTAACCGAGGCCGCCGCTGGCGCGGGCCGGACGCTGATCGTGATGACGAACGGGCCGAAGGTTTCGGCCTACGGCCCGTCCGGGCGGTTCGGCTGGCTGCACACGGCCTTCGGGCTGGAGGTGGCCGCCGAAGAGGTGGCGGGCTCGGACCATGGCGAGGCGATCAGTTTCGAATTCATCCGTCAGGTCGATCCCGACGTGATCCTGGTGATCGACCGCA belongs to Roseovarius sp. THAF27 and includes:
- a CDS encoding DUF2218 domain-containing protein, giving the protein MPTLIGRIETEHGAKYLTQLCKHFAHKIDATWDGNHGRADFVFGRAIMEADPQGFTICFEVDKDENVPAAKGVIDSHLVTFAHREKIAGMEWTAA
- a CDS encoding siderophore ABC transporter substrate-binding protein, encoding MLRKFAFALCLTAGPVGAQDVTVETFRGAVAVAQTPETVAVYDMAALDTLEALGVEVDGTISNVYLDYLEDAAEGAARIGTLFEPDMEALYALQPDLIVAGGRSHDKVPDLAKIAPTIDMTIHVETLATGLKRLEAYGAIFGRQDEAAALADKLTRKQAEVTEAAAGAGRTLIVMTNGPKVSAYGPSGRFGWLHTAFGLEVAAEEVAGSDHGEAISFEFIRQVDPDVILVIDRSAAIGDVETATSTLDNVLVRETKAWRNGKVITLDSAPIYIAAGGVQALNLTMDQLLAAFSGS